A segment of the Bacillus sp. es.034 genome:
TAGATTAGAAGAATGGTTGAAGGTTGTAGAAGAAGCCGATAAGCACCTTCCTGATGTAAAGACCATAATCGTCAATTCTGCACCCTATCATAACAAAGGCGCAAGTGCCACCCAGGAGCTGGCCTTGGCACTAAGTGAGGGTGTCGCTTATATTGAGGCCCTTCAAGAAAAAAACTGGACCCTTGAGAAGGCAGCTGAAAAGATGCATTTTCACTTTGCAGTGGGCAGTCATTTCTTTATGGAGATGGCGAAAATCAGGGCATTCAAGAAATTGTGGCAAGAGGTCTTGTCTTCTTATGGGGTGGCAGAGGGCGTGATCTCCAGTGCTATCAGTATCAGTGCAGAAACGTCCCGATTTAATAAATCTACATTAGATTCCTATGTGAATATGCTTCGCGGTGGTGGAGAAGCCTTTTCTGCCATTCTCGCAGGCGTCGATTATTTGGTTGTGGCTCCGTTCAATGAAGTGAGTGAAGAGGTAAATCCATTTTCTGAAAGGATTGCAAGAAATACTCAACTTATCCTCGGGGAAGAAGCCCATCTGGATAAAGTCATCGACCCAGGAGGCGGCTCTTACTATGTGGAATGGCTATCAGAAGAAGTCGGCAAGCTAGCGTGGAAGGAATTTCAACACATTGATGAAAAAGGGGGGATGCTTGTCTCCCTGAAAGATGGTTCTATTGAAAGTCAAATTACAAGAGTGAGAGACGCCCGGATTCATGATTTAGCCACTCGGAAGAATTCAATGATCGGGACGAATATCTATGCAAACCTGGAAGAAAGCCTGCCTGATAGACAGTCGACTTCGGAAGAACGGTTGTCCCTTCCTTTTGAAAATTTAAGGAGTCGGGCACAGAAGCTCACAAGGAAGCCAGTGGCTGGTCTGATCGGTTTAGGAGAGTTGAAGGCCCATAAGCCCCGTGCAGACTTTGTGAAAGGTTTTTTAGCCACGGGAGGTATTCATGCACATCAGAGTAAAGAATGCTTGTCAAAGGAAGATCTCCTTCAATTTGTAGAAGAAACCCGGTATCCGTACTATGTAGTATGTGGGAAAGATGAAGAATATCATGATCAATTAGCAATGATCGTTGAATCGATCCATCAAATAGATGGAGACGTTATGATCGACATAGCAGGGAAAATACCTGATGAAGAGAGAAGTAAGTGGGAACGCATGGGATTGAACGGGTCCATCTACAATAAACAGAACATACTTGAAAAAATGGATGAGCTTTTAATCATCTGGGAGGAGGGGAAGTACAGTGAAGAAGCCTGATTGGCAACTAATCAACCCATATGCAAATGAGGGAGAAACGAGTAAGGTTTCCCCTTCGGACAAAACCTATGTGACGAATGAAAAAATCTCTATAAAGCCACTTTATTCAGGGGAGGACACAAAGAATATTACTCATGAAGGAGATCTTCCAGGTCTTGCTCCATACACGAGGGGTCCGTACCCTACGATGTATGTGAACCGTCCATGGACGGTCAGGCAATATGCAGGGTTCTCAACGGCAGAAGAGAGCAATGCTTTTTATCGGAGAAACTTAAGCATGGGGCAGAAAGGTTTGTCGGTGGCGTTCGACCTGGCCACTCATCGCGGCTATGATTCCGATCATCCAAGGGTTGTAGGAGATGTAGGGAAAGCGGGGGTAGCCATTGATTCGATACTGGATATGAAGATTCTGTTTGACGGAATTCCCCTTGATCAAATGTCTGTTTCCATGACGATGAACGGTGCCGTGCTTCCAATCCTTGCGTTTTATATTGTGACGGCAGAAGAGCAGGGTGTTTCACAGGATAAACTGTCCGGTACGA
Coding sequences within it:
- a CDS encoding methylmalonyl-CoA mutase family protein, which encodes MKLSDMKSQSFSRHTLSQWEEAAEKALKGKGISSLHTSTYENIDLKPLYTKEDVRSLDRVKDYIPNVEGRLERASKWFIAQSIKRDSWEELTTAVKDALSRGQNCLSFSIGDLQKEEHLNRFLKELISFDTPIFSIDKKTSLSIIGREEVREWKGMYGIVGFDPLSEGEWADENRLEEWLKVVEEADKHLPDVKTIIVNSAPYHNKGASATQELALALSEGVAYIEALQEKNWTLEKAAEKMHFHFAVGSHFFMEMAKIRAFKKLWQEVLSSYGVAEGVISSAISISAETSRFNKSTLDSYVNMLRGGGEAFSAILAGVDYLVVAPFNEVSEEVNPFSERIARNTQLILGEEAHLDKVIDPGGGSYYVEWLSEEVGKLAWKEFQHIDEKGGMLVSLKDGSIESQITRVRDARIHDLATRKNSMIGTNIYANLEESLPDRQSTSEERLSLPFENLRSRAQKLTRKPVAGLIGLGELKAHKPRADFVKGFLATGGIHAHQSKECLSKEDLLQFVEETRYPYYVVCGKDEEYHDQLAMIVESIHQIDGDVMIDIAGKIPDEERSKWERMGLNGSIYNKQNILEKMDELLIIWEEGKYSEEA